Within Bradymonas sediminis, the genomic segment CACGCACCATAGCTTCGCCCTGGTGGGTCGGCCCGGCGCTGCCCGCGCGCGCGATAGTCCAACGCGTCGTGGACCAGGTGGTGCGCAAAAAGATCGCCAAGGTCGTCGCGACCGCGCGCGGCGAGCGCTCAACCCTGACGACCTTGCAACCCGACGGGGGGCAGTCCATCGACACGCTTGAGAGCGCGCGCGCGCCTGACGCTTCAGCAGCGCCGCCAACTTCTGATCTTGACGATTCGCAGGCCCAAGAGTCGACCCCGAGGCCACGCATCCACCCGGGCACGCCGCGCCAGCTCGGACCTATTAATGAGCTCATTTGCCGCGCCTTGGGCGTGGCGACCGGTACCGGCCGCCCGAATCTTTTCGCGACCCTGGGGCGCCACCGCAGATTATTTGGTCCGTGGCTTGTCTTTGCCGGCGCCTTGATGCCCTTCGGGAGGTTGCCGCGCAGCGAGACAGAAATGGTCATCCTGCGGGTTGCCCACCGCATGGACTGCGCCTACGAGTGGCAGCATCATGTCCGGATCGGGCAACGCTATGGGCTGACTCGGGATGATATCGATGCCCTGCGCGAAGACACCTTGAGCGCGCGGCGATGGTCGCCCAGGCGCTACGCTATCCTGCGCGCGGTCGATGAGATTCACGACGCGCGCGCCCTGGGGTCTGCCACCTGGCGGGGGCTGCAAAAGGTCCTGACCGATGATGAAATCATCGAGCTCTGCATGCTTGTCGGACACTACCAAATGCTCGCCCAGACCATATCGACCCTTGCGATTGAACCCGACGAGCACTAGAACCAAGGGCCTGCATATCCCACTTCCTGCGGCCCCAAATACTTCATGAGTCGAACTTCCAGCGATAACTCGGAGCCTACCCGGGCTAAAATCCTCGCCGGTGCGATGAGCGTCTTCGCCGACCAGGGCACTCGTGTGCCGGTCCAACAGATCTTGGAGGGCGCGGACGTCTCGCGGCGCACGTTTTATCGGTTCTTTTCGAACCGCGAAGCCGTCATGCTCGCGCTCTACGAGTTCGGCACCGAGATGCTTCTGAAGAACTGCCGCGCGTCGATCCAGCGCGCCGAGACCCCGGCCGAAGTCGTCGCCGGCTGCATCGACGCCCACCTCGCCGGGGTCAGCACCCTCGGTCGACTTGTTTATTTGCTCGGCGGCGAAGCTCAGAGCCCCGACTCTCCGCTCTACGCGCCGCGAATGCGCACCCACAAGGCGCTGGCCGAACTCGTCCGAGAAGCCCTGGCCGACGACCTGCCCGACACCTGCGACCCGCTGCTGGTGAGCAGCCTGCTCATCGCGCTTGAGTCCATCGCGCGCACGGTGCTGCAGGACGAGGGCCGCCGCGTCGAGGCCGAAATGGTCGAGCGCGCGCGCGCCGTGATGATGCGCCTGGCGACCGCCACGCTGCTCGCCCCGGCGGGCGGTGGCGTGACGCGGTTACCTGAGGAGTAAGGGCGCCGCGGGCCGTCACTCAAATACCAACGCGCCATCACTCACCCGCGCGTAGCGAAATAGCGCGCGGTCGAGAAAGTAATTCTGATAGAGGCGCCACGGCAGCCGTTTACCCTGGGTGGGGAGTTTGCCCATGGCGCGTTGGATATAGCCCGATTTCAGGTCAATGAGGGGCTGTGGGATGTCTTCGTTCGGCGGCAATCGTGGGGTGCAGACCCGATGGTGATGCTCCTCCATATGCTTGAGCAGCCGACAGGTCCACTGGCTGATCAGCTCGCATTTTAGGGTCCACGAGGCGTTGGTATAACCCAGCGAGATGACGGCGTTCGGCACACCGCTGAGCATCGCGCCCTTGTACATGGTGCGCTGGCCAGGGTCGACGGTTTGGCCGTCGACCTCGATGCGCGCGCCGCCGGCGACCTGGACCTCAAGCCCCGTGGCGCTGATGACAATATCGGCGTCGAGGTGCTCGCCGGAGCGAAGGGCGATGCCGGTCGGGGTGAATCGCTCGATATGGTCGGTGACCACCGAGGCATCGCCCCGGCGCAGCGCCTCGAAGAAGTCGCCGTCGGGCACGAAACACACCCGCTGGTCCCAGGGGTCATAGGCCGGGTTAAAGTGGGTGTCGACGTCGAGGATGTCTCCCACCGCTTTGCGCACCGGCTCGAGGATGAAGCGTCGGGCGCTCTTCGGCAGACGCTTGGCGTATTGGTAGAAGAGCATCATGCGCAGGATATTCTTCCATCGGGTCATATCGGCGCCGCGCGCGTCGCCCAAAAGGCGCGTCGCCCATTGGGAGAACACGTCGCGGTTGGGCACCGACATCACATAGCTCGGCGAGCGCTGGAGCATGGTGATATGGGCGGCGCGCTCGGCCATCGCGGGGAGCAAGGTGACCGCGGTCGCGCCGCTTCCGATGACGACGACGCGCTTGCCGTCGAAGTCGATATCTTCGGGCCAGCGCTGCGGGTGAATCAGCTCGCCGTCGAATTGCTCAACCCCTTTAAAGTCGGGCATATAGCCGCGCTCGTAGCGATAATAACCCGTACAAAACCACACGAAATTACATGTGCGCGCCGACTCCTCGCCGGTGTCGGCGCAGCGCGAAATCACCGTCCAGCGCGCGTCTTCGGAGGACCAACGCACCGTCTCGACGCGCCGGTTATAGTGGATCTTTGAGGTCAATCCGCACGCCTCAACCGTGTCATTTAAATACCGTAGGATTGACGGCCCGTCGGCGAGCGCCTGGGGGTTGGGCCAGGGGCGAAACGAGAAGCCGAGCGTGTGCATATCGGAGTCGGAGCGAATCCCCGGGTAGCGAAATAAATCCCAGGTGCCCCCGAGCGCAGCGCGACCCTCAAGGATTGCGAAGGACATGTCTGGGCATTCGGTCTGTACGTAGTGCCCGGCGCAGATCCCCGAGAGCCCGGCGCCGATGATAAGGATGTCCACGTGCGGTGTTGTCATGAGGAAAGCCTATTCTTTTTTATGAGCTGATACAAGGTGTATACATGGCGCCTCGTGTGCCCCTAACATCACCCCGCCGCAGAGCTCTCGCGAATAAGTGCGCGCGTCCGGCTCAGAAGATCTTCGACATTAGCGACCAGCGCGGTCTCTGACTTTCGACCGCCGCGAAGCTCCTCGATTTGCTGGTCGATCTTCTGGATTTCGGCGAGCACCGTTTGGGTGACGAAGGTGCCGGTTTCAACAACATTTCGCCGAGAGACCGAGGAGGTCAATACGCCGTCAAACACACGCCATCGGGAGAAGTCCACAAGGGCAGCAAGGGAGGAAAGACCGGCTGTGGGATGGATACCAGAAAGCATCCATCGCATTGGGTCAATTCGCATACGAAGATTGCTTTTTTGTTTTGCTTCGGTTGCGCCTAAGTCGCCGTGCTTGTAATTTACTCTTACGCGCTTCCGAGCCGCAAATTCGGGGAAGTAATCACTTCAGGTCGCCCTCGAGCAGTCACCTCATGTCTCAAACGTCCCACAAATCAAATTTCGCCTTCCTCGCCGAGCACGACGAGCGACTCGCTAAGATCGGCTACGAGGCCGAGCAACTCGCCAGCATCAGCCCGACCGCGTGCATGATGCAGATTCGCATGCTCGCCGAATTGCTCGCCAAAGAGACCGCGGCGTATGTGGGGATTTATCTGGACGAAGGTGTTTCGTTTTACCAGATGCTCGTGCGATTGGAGCGGGAATCGGCGTTCCAAGACGATATCAAGGACCTGTTCCACGAGGTTCGCATGAACGCCAACGACGTGGTCCACGGCGAGGTGTTTTTGGATAACGCGAAGGGCGTGGCGACCAATTATTTGCGGCTGACCCGCAAGATCGCCATCTGGTTTCATCGCTCGTTTGGGCGCGACGGCAAATTTACTGCGGGTCCGTTCGTCGAGCCGCCGGACCTGAGCGCGCAGCGCCAGCAGGTCTTGAGTGAGAATCGCAACCTGCAGGCGGCCATCGATGACGCCCAAAAGGCTGTCATCGACGCCAACGAGCGCGCGCTGCGTGAAAAACACCGCCGCGCCGAGGCCGAAGATCTGCTCGACCAACTCCGCGAGGAGCGAAATGTCTTCCAGGCGCTCGCCGAGGAGTACGAGGCGCGTCTGGTCGGGCTGCAGTCGCAGACCGAAGCGGCCAGCGGCGAGCAGCGGGTCGAGCGCGAATCGCGCATGCGCCAGGCGAGTGAGAATTTCGAGCTCGATGAGCAGGAGACCCGCGCGATCATCGACGCCCAGCTTCGCCAACGCGGCTGGCGCGCCGACACAGACGAGCTTCGCTGGGCCAGCGGCGCGCGCCCCGAAGAGGGCAAACAACTCGCCATCGCCGAGGTGCCCACGGCCGCTGGCCCCGCCGATTATGTGCTCTTCGACGGACTGACGCCGGTCGCCATCGTCGAGGCCAAGCGCTGGGATCAGCCCATCCAGGGCGGCATCGAGCAGGCGAAGCGCTGCAGCCGCGCCTGGGACCTCGCTGACTACGCGCCGCCGTCGCCAAGCCCCTGGGCCATCGACGGTCTTGAGTACGAGATTCCGTTCGTCTTCGCGTCGAACGGTCGCGAGTACCTTCACCAGTTCAAGGCGCATCGAGGTATCTGGTTTCAGGATCTTCGCCGCGATACGAACCGTGCGCGTCCGCTGGCCCGCTGGATCACGCCGGACGGGCTGCGTCTGAGGCTAGATGGAGATGTCGATTAAGCCCTTTCTATGTTTGATGAGGAGGCCTCGGCCTCGCCGCTGACTCCCTTCGGTCGGTTCGCGGCTGCGAGTCGCCGCGGCGTCGCATCCTGGGAGCCCCAAGCCCCCAATATTTGGAAGCGAACGCCCAGAATTGAGCCCTTCGCCCTCAAATCAGGGCCATCAGTGGCGTCTTTTGGGGCCTGTGCCCTCCCAATTTGGAGCGTCAGTGACGTTTTTTGAGCCCCAAGCCCTCAAATCTGGGGCGGCAGTGGCGCTTGTGGAGGGGCAAGCCCTCAAATTTAAGCCATCGGTGGCATTTTTTGAGCCCTTCGCCCTCAAATCTGGGGCAGCAGTGGCATTTTTGAGGGGTGAGGCCTCAAAATCGGGCTGTGCAAAAAGGGCGACGCCGGCTCGCGCATCGAAGCGCGGGCCGGCGTCGGTTGGGGGAGGGCGGTGGAGTTAGACGGGTTCGGCCGGCGCGACGACCTCATCGAGGGGCTCGGGCGGCTCCATCGGCTCGCCGGTTTCGGGGTCGACGGTGGGCGAGGCGTTGTGGCGGCGCAGGTACGTGGCGAGCCGTTTTTGTTGGACGCGCAGGGGCTCGAGGTGCTCGCTCAGCGCGTCGGGTTGGTCGGCCATGTGGCCGATCAGGGCGAGCAGGAAGGTGTGGAAGGCGGTGTCGGATTGGCGGCGCGCCTGGGTGACCTTCTCGAAGCTGATGCGAAGCACGTCCTTGTTGAGCGCCCGGCCGTATTCGGTGTTCAGGGCTTCGAGGTCGTCTACCATATCGCTCAGGTTGACGGCGGCGATCGCGGCGGCGTGATCGCTGCGCAATTTGGCGATAAGCGTGCGGACCTGGTCGTGCTCTTGGTTGAAGCTCAGGGTGGTGTAGGGGGCGACGCCGCGTACGAAGAGTGCGTCGATGACGCTGCGGGCGTGGGCGGCCGCCGGGCCACCGGTGGGCAGCTCGGCGAAGGTTTTTAAGATGGTGTGCAGGCTCCCGAGCTGGCGGTCCAGGTCGTGGTCGATGGCGCGGGCGTCGCTGCGGGCGGTGTCATTGATCTCCTTTTGGTTGAGCCATTGCAGGTTGACTTCGCTGGCGACCGCGGTCTGGGCCAGCGCGTCGGCGTGCAGGCGGGAGAGCCGCGCGTCGCCCAGCGCGGCCACACCCGCGGCCATCTTGTCGAGCACGTGGCGCTTGCTGCCGGTATCCATCACGCGCAAATCGAGCATCTTGGTGATATCGCTAAACATACGAGTTGCCTTCCTCGTCCGGGTCGGCCCGGACTTGAATTGTTGACTCCGGCATTCAAGGGCCGGAATTTAGCGCAGCTCGACGTGCATATGATGCGTCGAGTGCGCGGCTTCGCAGGCGTAGATACGGCTAACACCCCTTCTGGTTTTTCAGTGCTGGGGGGAGTGTAGCATTTGGGTGGGTGGGGGGCGAGGGGGCGGTTTGCGGTCTTGTTTCGCTTGGCCGTCAGTCTGATTCACCAGCCGGGCGAGCCGGCTGGGGTCTGCGTGCAAGGCGCGGCTTTGCTTGGCCGTCAGTCTGATTCACCAGCCGGGCGAGCCGGCTGGGGTCTGTGGCGGGGCGCGGTTTTGCTTGGCGGTCAGTCTGATTCACCAGCCGGGCGAGCCGGCTGGGGTCTACTGTGGGGTGCGGTTTTGCCTCAACCCGCCGCAGAAATCTCCCGAATAAGCCCGCGGGTGCGGCTCAGAAGATCTTCAACGTTGGCGACCAGCGCATTCTCTGACTTTCGACCGCCGCGAAGCTCCTCGATTTGCTGGTCGATCTTCTGGATTTCGGCGAGCACTGTTTGGGTGACGAAGGTGCCGGTTTGGGCGTCGAAGTGCATCTCGAGTTCATCGGCGGCGTCGTTAAATCCGCTGCGCACACCCTGGCGAAGTTGCTTGAGTTCGGTCTCTTGTTTGGCGGCCTGGAAGTCGGCGAAGGCCTGCGCGCCCATGCTCACCAGCGGGCCCGCGACCGTCAGGACCTTGCCGGCGGTGCCGAGGCGTTTGCTCCACTGCACCAGCTCCATGGGCTTAAATTTATAGCCGAGCTTCTCGCCGACAAACTTCACGGTGTCCTGGAGCTGGTTGCCCGAGGCGTCGCCCGGTTTGAGAGGTTTGGGCGCGCCCTTGGCGTTGGCCGGTGTTTGTGCGACCAGCCAGTTGCCGAAGGAGCCGAGCTGGTCGCCCGCGTTTGTGATGCGATTGAGCAGGGCGGGGTCGATGGTGTCGAGGCCGACGTTCTGGTCGAGCTCGCTCACCGCGCGCGCGATGACCGCCTTGCTGAAGTTGCTATTGGCCAGTTGAGCCAGGTCGCCTTCGAGTGACTCGAGCGCTTCGCCGAGCGTCTGCTGCAGGTCGGCGGCCAGCTTATCGCTGCGTGTTTCGACCGATGCCTCCGCGCTCGACAGCTTCTCTTTGACCTCCTTTGCGTCGCCGCTCATGGTCAATTGGCTGGCCATTTGGGTGCCGGTCTGGCGGATGTCGGAGGCCGCCTCGCGCACCTGCGCGCGCGCCTGCTGTTCGATTCGCAGCTTGCCGTCGACCAGGCGTTTTCGCCGCTGCAAGAGCATCTCTTCGAGGCCCGAGACGGTCGGGTCGTCGGTGCTCAAGGCGGCGCGTGTCTTCAGCAGGGCGTGCTGAAGTTGGTGCAAGGCCGAGGTATATTGACCGGCCAATTTTCGTTGGCTGATAAACGCGTCAAGCTGGGCGTGAAAGCCCTCGAAATTGCTGTCTTCCCAGTCGAAGCTGGCGAGCTCCTCGTCGGCCTCGGCCTGGGCCGATATGGCGAGTTCGGCGGCGACAAAGGCGACCGGAATATCGTCCGTCGAGTAGGGCGCGAGCACCTCGTTGAGCTCGCCCAGGACAACCTCGCGCGCCTCGGGGACGTTGCCAAGCGCGTGGCGGTCCATTTTATTGACCACCAACATCATCTTATGGGCCTTTTCTTGCTCGATGGCGAGCTTGCGGAAATTCTGGGCGATATGCTCGTCCATGAGCTCGTTGGAGATGACATATAAGATCAGGTCTGCCGCGGCGATTTCCTTGTAGCTCAGCGCGTCGTGGTCGGGGCGAATGGAGGTCTCAATGCCGGGGGTGTCGACCAGCTCGATGCCCTCCCAGGCGTAGGTTTGGGGTTTGTCGGTCGTGATCGCCGCGCCTACCGCGATGGCGTCGATGCCGGTTAAGGCCTTGAGCAGGGTCGACTTTCCGGCGCTATATTGACCGGCGACGACCACCTTTGGCACCCCCGACTCTCCCACTGTTTTTGGAAATAACTCGCCGAATCCCGCGACCTTGTCTGATGGCTCGGAGGCGAGGATTTCGTGGGCCTCGCCGAGCAGACGGTTCGCCTTTCGGCTTAGCTCGATAATCTCTAGCGATGCGTGGTGCTTCATGGTGTCTCTAACCTTCTAAAAAGTCGGGTGCTTGGAGGCGATGGGGCAGTTTAACCTTGCCGATAAACGATCTGCAAACCCGTGAGTTGCTGGGCGAGGTTGAGGCGCGTGTCGGTTTGCGGCGAGGGCGCCGGGCAGGTGACCTCGGCGCGGCGCGCGTCTTCGTCGATGGTGACACGCTCGCAATCCGCGCCCAGGACTTGCTTGATGAGTGAGCTCCGCTCGCCCGTATCGATCACGATGCGAAGCGGCGTGTCGAGCATGCGCTCCAGGTCGAATTGGGCCTCGAGCACGGCTTGATTGTCTTCGCCGATAACCAACGCGCTCTCCAGGCCCGGAACCCGCGCGAAGCTATCTTTGGAGAGCTCGTGCATCGCGGGGCCATCGAGCTCCTTGAAGGCGCAGGCGAGGAGCTGGTGATTCACGAGTTTAACCTCGTGGAGCAGCGTAATCGCGAGCTCTCGCTGCGCCTTCGACAGCCGCTCGAGGGTCGACGCGATGACCCTGAGGCTGCTCAAATATGGAACGACGAAGTCCGCCTCGATATTCTTTTCATACCAATTGTCGAGGGCGGCGAGGGCGTCGTTCTCAAGCGCGTCGAGGTGATTTGAGAGCTGTTCGGTCAGCTCTTCGCGATGTTTTTTGAGCTTCTCCTCGCGGGTCTTCGTGAAGAGCTTGAAGAGAATCTCGCTGCCACCGACGGCGAGCGCGAAGCCCGTGCCAACGAGCATCGGCGCGGCGGCGACCGCGAATACCGACACCAGCGCCACACCCAGGGACACCCCGATAATCGCCCAACTGGCGATGCGCCGCGTGTCGATGATGCTGGCAGCGTCCAGGTCCAGGCTCTCGAACTCGCGCGACAGAATCTCAATCTCGCGCTCCAATTCCTTGCCAAATTCCTCCATCTGGCGCTTGGTCTCGCTCGCGACCTCCTTTTGGGCGACTTCCACCGCCGCCTCAAGGTTCACCTGCTTGAGCAGCTTCTTCCATTCCTTGTCGATCTTCTTGTCTTCCAAAAACTCTTCGACGAAGCCCGGGACCTGGGTGCGCAGCTCATCCACGCGGCGGCCGACGGCGTCGGCGAGTTTGGCGTCGGATGAGGTTTTATTCTTGGCGCGCCAACGCTGCATTTGCGCGAGTTTGTCGCTAAAAAGCTCGGCCACCCGGGCGTTGTCGCGCGAGAAACTAAAGAGCATCTGGGTCATCTCGAGCAGCGGCACCACCGCCGCGTCGCCGAGCGTGCGCGTGCGAATCATCGGCCCGCGCTCAACGACCTCTCGGAGCAGTCGACGCTCGAACTCAGCGAAGCGACTCAGCTCCCGAAGCTCCTCTGCGTGCGCCTCATGGTCCGGCGAATTCGCCAGGAATCGCGCGCGCAGATGAATCGGGAAAAACTCGACGTCGACCCCCGGCACATGCTCGCCAAGCATCGCGTGAAATTGCGCGACGATGCTCTCGATGCGCTCATCGGCGAAGACCTTGTCGTGGCGCATCTTAAAGCGCTTAAAGTCGCGCTCCCGCTCCAGCGCCATCTTGACATTGCATAGGCCGATGACGGGTTTTCCGAGCGCGATGACCCGCGCAAGGTGCTCTGCCTCGACCGGCTGCGGGGCGTCGTCGGTGATCAAAAATAGAATCACATCCGCGCGCCTGGCCGCCTCGTAGGCGACCTCCTCGTCGACCTCCCCGCCAAACGCGGCGATGCCCGGGACGTCGGTGATCTCAAGGTTTTTCCACTGATAGGTGCGGATATCGCGCGTCGTGCGCTGAGCCCCCTTGCCGATGGAGCCGCCGTCCCCCTGGGTCAGAATCTCCATCAAGGTGGACTTGCCGGTCATCGTGCGCCCAAAGAGCGTCACCGAGAAGCGCTCAAGCTGCTCATGAAAGGTCTCAAAGGTCGCCACCTGCGCCCGAAAATCCGTCTCAAGCTTGTCGCCCACCGCATTGAGTTGCTCCTCGAGGGCCTCAATCGCCTCGGACGCCTCGGCGTCCATCTCCTCGAGTTCGGCGATGATGGTGCTCAGGTCGTTGCGCGTCGCTTCGATCGCCGACTCGCAGCTGCTCAGGCTCGCGCGCCCGGCCAGGTAGGCTTGTTTGGCGGCGCGGTGAGAGGCGGCGAGGGCTTGTTCGAGGGAGGTGTGGGTCATTTTTGAATCCGTTGGTTGAGCGGGGGCGCATGGCGGCGCGTGAGCGCTAAATATGATTAACCCAATACTGCCACCAACTCCGCCAGAATCCGAAACTCCTCGGCCGTGTCTTGCTCAATCTCGATGGGCTCGAAGCGCGCATCGGTGGAATCTGGTTCCAGCCAGATCCGCGTGTGACGCAAGGTGCCGTCGGCGTGGGGTTGTTTTTCGCTGCGATACAGCTTGATCGTATAGCCCGCGCCGGCCGCATCGTCGTAGAGATCGCGATGCTGAGCGAGGACGACTTTGCCGTTTCGTGTGCCGCCCGGGTGCGCGCGGAACAAACAATACGCCCCGTTGGGAATCCGCCGATTCATCGACTCGCCGATGACCTGGGCGACGAAGAAGCCCGGCATCGCCTTGAGATAATCGGGTAGCGTCGCCCATTGGGCCTCGTCGCTGAAGAGATACCGATTCGAGAACTCCGCGACCGTCTGGGCCTCGCTGAACGCGCCGGCGGCGGCCTTCAAGTTGAGCAGGGGGACGCAATTCTCGTAGGGGCGCGCGTCGGCCGGGTCGAGGATGTCGAAGGGGTAGGGCGCGGGCTCGGCCGGGGGAGATTCCGCGGCCTGCGTGACCCAATCATCGCCGAAATACTCGGCCTGTTTGACGATCGTATCCATCGCCATTTTCTGCATAT encodes:
- a CDS encoding DUF6261 family protein, with protein sequence MFSDITKMLDLRVMDTGSKRHVLDKMAAGVAALGDARLSRLHADALAQTAVASEVNLQWLNQKEINDTARSDARAIDHDLDRQLGSLHTILKTFAELPTGGPAAAHARSVIDALFVRGVAPYTTLSFNQEHDQVRTLIAKLRSDHAAAIAAVNLSDMVDDLEALNTEYGRALNKDVLRISFEKVTQARRQSDTAFHTFLLALIGHMADQPDALSEHLEPLRVQQKRLATYLRRHNASPTVDPETGEPMEPPEPLDEVVAPAEPV
- a CDS encoding flavin-containing monooxygenase; its protein translation is MTTPHVDILIIGAGLSGICAGHYVQTECPDMSFAILEGRAALGGTWDLFRYPGIRSDSDMHTLGFSFRPWPNPQALADGPSILRYLNDTVEACGLTSKIHYNRRVETVRWSSEDARWTVISRCADTGEESARTCNFVWFCTGYYRYERGYMPDFKGVEQFDGELIHPQRWPEDIDFDGKRVVVIGSGATAVTLLPAMAERAAHITMLQRSPSYVMSVPNRDVFSQWATRLLGDARGADMTRWKNILRMMLFYQYAKRLPKSARRFILEPVRKAVGDILDVDTHFNPAYDPWDQRVCFVPDGDFFEALRRGDASVVTDHIERFTPTGIALRSGEHLDADIVISATGLEVQVAGGARIEVDGQTVDPGQRTMYKGAMLSGVPNAVISLGYTNASWTLKCELISQWTCRLLKHMEEHHHRVCTPRLPPNEDIPQPLIDLKSGYIQRAMGKLPTQGKRLPWRLYQNYFLDRALFRYARVSDGALVFE
- a CDS encoding TetR/AcrR family transcriptional regulator, which codes for MSRTSSDNSEPTRAKILAGAMSVFADQGTRVPVQQILEGADVSRRTFYRFFSNREAVMLALYEFGTEMLLKNCRASIQRAETPAEVVAGCIDAHLAGVSTLGRLVYLLGGEAQSPDSPLYAPRMRTHKALAELVREALADDLPDTCDPLLVSSLLIALESIARTVLQDEGRRVEAEMVERARAVMMRLATATLLAPAGGGVTRLPEE
- a CDS encoding type I restriction endonuclease → MSQTSHKSNFAFLAEHDERLAKIGYEAEQLASISPTACMMQIRMLAELLAKETAAYVGIYLDEGVSFYQMLVRLERESAFQDDIKDLFHEVRMNANDVVHGEVFLDNAKGVATNYLRLTRKIAIWFHRSFGRDGKFTAGPFVEPPDLSAQRQQVLSENRNLQAAIDDAQKAVIDANERALREKHRRAEAEDLLDQLREERNVFQALAEEYEARLVGLQSQTEAASGEQRVERESRMRQASENFELDEQETRAIIDAQLRQRGWRADTDELRWASGARPEEGKQLAIAEVPTAAGPADYVLFDGLTPVAIVEAKRWDQPIQGGIEQAKRCSRAWDLADYAPPSPSPWAIDGLEYEIPFVFASNGREYLHQFKAHRGIWFQDLRRDTNRARPLARWITPDGLRLRLDGDVD
- a CDS encoding SDR family NAD(P)-dependent oxidoreductase, giving the protein MKKSLKNRRILITGAARGIGAALAERLAKQGARLALIGLEPELLQEVGRRCGAEYIGECDVGQRASVERAVAAAVDALGGLDVVVANAGIAAQLPLIGGDPQVFDTVMRVNLQGTYDTLRVAGPHVAHRDGYMLLVASLGAAVHVPLMGAYSASKAGTEALGNALRGELAPTGARVGIAYFAELDTDMTRRGFDTRAARVFAGTPHGTLTGLAPLQPAIDALEQGIRQRSRTIASPWWVGPALPARAIVQRVVDQVVRKKIAKVVATARGERSTLTTLQPDGGQSIDTLESARAPDASAAPPTSDLDDSQAQESTPRPRIHPGTPRQLGPINELICRALGVATGTGRPNLFATLGRHRRLFGPWLVFAGALMPFGRLPRSETEMVILRVAHRMDCAYEWQHHVRIGQRYGLTRDDIDALREDTLSARRWSPRRYAILRAVDEIHDARALGSATWRGLQKVLTDDEIIELCMLVGHYQMLAQTISTLAIEPDEH
- a CDS encoding GTPase domain-containing protein, which encodes MTHTSLEQALAASHRAAKQAYLAGRASLSSCESAIEATRNDLSTIIAELEEMDAEASEAIEALEEQLNAVGDKLETDFRAQVATFETFHEQLERFSVTLFGRTMTGKSTLMEILTQGDGGSIGKGAQRTTRDIRTYQWKNLEITDVPGIAAFGGEVDEEVAYEAARRADVILFLITDDAPQPVEAEHLARVIALGKPVIGLCNVKMALERERDFKRFKMRHDKVFADERIESIVAQFHAMLGEHVPGVDVEFFPIHLRARFLANSPDHEAHAEELRELSRFAEFERRLLREVVERGPMIRTRTLGDAAVVPLLEMTQMLFSFSRDNARVAELFSDKLAQMQRWRAKNKTSSDAKLADAVGRRVDELRTQVPGFVEEFLEDKKIDKEWKKLLKQVNLEAAVEVAQKEVASETKRQMEEFGKELEREIEILSREFESLDLDAASIIDTRRIASWAIIGVSLGVALVSVFAVAAAPMLVGTGFALAVGGSEILFKLFTKTREEKLKKHREELTEQLSNHLDALENDALAALDNWYEKNIEADFVVPYLSSLRVIASTLERLSKAQRELAITLLHEVKLVNHQLLACAFKELDGPAMHELSKDSFARVPGLESALVIGEDNQAVLEAQFDLERMLDTPLRIVIDTGERSSLIKQVLGADCERVTIDEDARRAEVTCPAPSPQTDTRLNLAQQLTGLQIVYRQG
- a CDS encoding GTPase, translating into MKHHASLEIIELSRKANRLLGEAHEILASEPSDKVAGFGELFPKTVGESGVPKVVVAGQYSAGKSTLLKALTGIDAIAVGAAITTDKPQTYAWEGIELVDTPGIETSIRPDHDALSYKEIAAADLILYVISNELMDEHIAQNFRKLAIEQEKAHKMMLVVNKMDRHALGNVPEAREVVLGELNEVLAPYSTDDIPVAFVAAELAISAQAEADEELASFDWEDSNFEGFHAQLDAFISQRKLAGQYTSALHQLQHALLKTRAALSTDDPTVSGLEEMLLQRRKRLVDGKLRIEQQARAQVREAASDIRQTGTQMASQLTMSGDAKEVKEKLSSAEASVETRSDKLAADLQQTLGEALESLEGDLAQLANSNFSKAVIARAVSELDQNVGLDTIDPALLNRITNAGDQLGSFGNWLVAQTPANAKGAPKPLKPGDASGNQLQDTVKFVGEKLGYKFKPMELVQWSKRLGTAGKVLTVAGPLVSMGAQAFADFQAAKQETELKQLRQGVRSGFNDAADELEMHFDAQTGTFVTQTVLAEIQKIDQQIEELRGGRKSENALVANVEDLLSRTRGLIREISAAG